One region of Niallia sp. Man26 genomic DNA includes:
- a CDS encoding MBL fold metallo-hydrolase: protein MQYKQMPLGPIQTNCYIIWNDKKECLIVDPGENGGKITSTISEMGLQPIAILLTHAHFDHIGAVETVRNEYNIPVFIHSKEDKWLSDPKLNGSSAFRLPTPVVAQPADHFLDENPAMTIGGFTFAVLETPGHSPGSVTFYFPESGVAFSGDALFYESIGRTDLAGGNHRTLLASIHDKLLTLPEETVILSGHGRSTTIAHEMDHNPYINGF from the coding sequence ATTCAATATAAGCAGATGCCATTGGGGCCAATTCAGACAAATTGTTATATAATCTGGAATGATAAAAAGGAATGCTTGATTGTAGACCCAGGCGAGAATGGGGGCAAAATTACGAGCACAATCAGCGAAATGGGGCTTCAGCCAATTGCGATTTTGCTGACACATGCTCATTTCGATCATATCGGTGCTGTGGAAACAGTTCGCAATGAATATAACATCCCTGTCTTTATACATAGCAAAGAAGATAAGTGGCTGAGTGATCCAAAGCTAAACGGTAGTTCTGCATTCAGACTGCCAACACCTGTGGTCGCACAGCCTGCAGATCATTTTCTTGACGAAAATCCAGCGATGACTATTGGCGGTTTTACTTTTGCCGTACTGGAGACACCGGGCCATTCCCCTGGCAGTGTTACTTTTTATTTCCCGGAAAGCGGAGTAGCATTTTCAGGAGATGCTTTATTTTATGAAAGCATTGGCAGAACAGATTTGGCAGGAGGTAATCATCGCACCTTGCTTGCAAGCATTCACGATAAACTTCTTACACTGCCAGAGGAAACCGTTATTTTGTCAGGGCATGGCAGAAGTACAACCATTGCCCACGAAATGGATCATAATCCTTATATTAATGGATTTTAA